Genomic segment of Paenibacillus sp. FSL R5-0912:
GCACGATTTCACGGCAGGAGATGATGGTAATCGCTGCCCGCGCGCTGAAGTCAGCCGGGATAGCGGCGCACGGCAGCGGAACTCTGGATGCTTACGCGGATGCAGAGCGAATCTCCGCTTACGCCAAGGACAGTCTGGAAGCTCTGCTGAAATACGGAGTTGTGAACGGTAAAAACGGCAGGCTTGCCCCGGACGATACTCTTACCCGTGCGGAAGCAGCGGTCATTCTGTACCGGATCTGGAAGCTGTAATTCGTACGTAGAGTTTTCTTTCTGATTGAGCGCAGCAACAGCCAGCCGCCGGGCGGATTTCCGGAAGCTGGCTGTTTATGTTGCAGGTTTATTGTTCTTCTTAAATATGCTGGCAATCAGCGTCCATTGTAATTCCGCACAAGTTCATCCATCACGCGGCTGGTACGGATAGCGGTATTGCCGGTGCTGAGAGCGGTGCCGCATCCCAGAAGCTCATCTACAATGGACTGGATCAGCGGCTGCTGGATATGGGGCGGGTGGGCAATGAATTCAGGGTACTCCCCATCTTCGGTCCTGAGAATAACCGGCTGCTCCGCAAAGGTGGAGAAGGTGATACTGCCACGGCTGCCGATGATTTCAGTAACGTCTTCGTTAGTAAAGGCATTAAAGCACCAGATGCCCGTCCCATGAACGCCTGTCTCAAAGCGGTATCTACCGGATACGGTATCCTCAGGTTTGTAGGGGCTTCCAAAGTTGGACGCATGTCCGTTGACATCTTCAATCGGGCCAAGCAGGAAATCGAGCAGATCCAGCGTATGGCTGCCCACATCCAGCAATAACCCGCCGCCGGAAATTTCCGGGTCCACCCGCCAATTCTCCTCACTTACCGCTGCGAGCGGCTTAGTCATATGCAGGGTGCGCACAAACCTGGGTTCGCCGATCGCTCCCGTGTCCAGCCACTCCTTAACCTTGCGAAAGCGCGGAAGCCCTCTGCGGTAATAAGCGACGTACAGCGGAACCCCCGCCTGTCCGCAGGCAGCAATCATGGCTTCGCATTCTGCCGTATTAAGACCCATAGGCTTCTCCACATAGACTGGCTTTCCGGCCTGCGCTGCCGCTAAGGTGTACTCCATATGGGTGGACGGCGGTGTAGCGATATACACGGCATCCACGCCGGGGTCGGCTATCAGACCGGCTGCCCCGTCGTACCAGCGGGGTACCCCATGCCGCCGCGCATAGTCGGCTGCAAGTTCTCCGCTGCGCCTCATAACGGCCGCGAGCTGCGATCCTCTGGCCTTTTGCAAGGCCGGACCGCTCTTAACCTCGGTTACATCCCCGCAGCCGATAATGCCCCAGTGAATGATTTTGTCCAATTCAGTATCCTCCTCGGGTTCTAGTCCTGCTTACAACATTCTCTTCATTATATCAACGATTTCCGCTGAATTGTTGTATGAGAGACAGCATTTTTCGCGCCTCCAAGCGGCCTAACGGGAGAACTCTTGCAGTTTCTGCAACAATCTATACGAAATAATGCCCGTTTTCCAGATCGGCGACCAGTCGGGGTTGAACCGG
This window contains:
- a CDS encoding Gfo/Idh/MocA family protein, encoding MDKIIHWGIIGCGDVTEVKSGPALQKARGSQLAAVMRRSGELAADYARRHGVPRWYDGAAGLIADPGVDAVYIATPPSTHMEYTLAAAQAGKPVYVEKPMGLNTAECEAMIAACGQAGVPLYVAYYRRGLPRFRKVKEWLDTGAIGEPRFVRTLHMTKPLAAVSEENWRVDPEISGGGLLLDVGSHTLDLLDFLLGPIEDVNGHASNFGSPYKPEDTVSGRYRFETGVHGTGIWCFNAFTNEDVTEIIGSRGSITFSTFAEQPVILRTEDGEYPEFIAHPPHIQQPLIQSIVDELLGCGTALSTGNTAIRTSRVMDELVRNYNGR